From Medicago truncatula cultivar Jemalong A17 chromosome 7, MtrunA17r5.0-ANR, whole genome shotgun sequence, a single genomic window includes:
- the LOC25498004 gene encoding DNA repair protein UVH3 isoform X2 — translation MLAASIAAEENEIRSREGMTSTVINSSDADEETILLTANEEVDLAVLAALPHSMQLDILAQLKGKKAEGPMKQVDSQIRHGVSDCGKGKGIIFNETDMVGCSSKCDVNGTSSSDNQNRIDEMLAACIDMEENAKLVKNVTSSSSLGNSTNKEKDGNYDEDEDEEMILPSMHSEVDPAVLASLPPSMQLDLLVQMRERLMAENRQKYQKVKKDPAKFSELQIEAYLKTVAFRREINEVQKASVGGGVGGVQTSRIASEANREYIFSSSFSGDKQGLASTRLERNVEDTQQMQRGTHPSHNFVNNITAGNVSKTSAGLVGNDSSEPVDESIETYLDERGRFRVSRSRAMGMRMTRDIQRNLDLMKEIEHDRTDVNKVDNIETVPNTDNSPLECSGNQLSCKAQEVNLELVGENVENEKLMLGKDTSIEISFEYDCKNEFASGGDDIFASLVGGISLEHSHADDTVVNVQPSGSDSDCDWEEGTVQDKNTIFPGYNEVGLKSSGEYDDNNNDNNDSEVEWEEGDCNGTTSTLCPAESGKVASKGHLEEESDLQEAIRRSIESTQDGKLKYVSSSDEHSSACENKLDPNLEHGDNGGFGSNPMDLNDSMVDSNLPREGHNEQSELHETVGDKRENHVTRNNRETSHFNGSQLKSFVAINSNNTDTLINEPSKLDGHDIFENSISDTTAMMMDEVPNPIVAEESLDNHNDGKTSLCCNSLSNVGVTEEDKNKLINESEPMSNSTDNTNTAILSMDSSLKGAKKDIDMELKLPSVNNDGNFSMERTSNVSQGSMNVPGDFPVQLDEVQLNEEMQILDREYRNLENEQRKLERNAESVDSELFTECQELLQMFGLPYIIAPMEAEAQCAYLELSKLVDGVVTDDSDVFLFGARSVYKNIFDDRKYVETYFMEDVEKELGLNREKLIRMALLLGSDYTEGVSGIGIVNAIEVLNAFPEEDGLLKFRQWVESPDPTILGRLDAKSVSKKGSKLEEKESPDYIQETKQTFMDKHRNVSKNWHIPSSFPSETVISAYISPQVDKSTEPFAWGKPDQLVLRKMCWEKFGWSSQKADELLLPVLKQYNKHETQLRLEAFYSFNERFAKIRSKRIKKAVKGITGKPPSDLIADSSGSMSNGTKNGIGSSVDPEDDKLETSKGTDKSLAARKKSKAKESTKRKNDGNTVAKQHTKKKKINDVSSSAPAASEIENLQPCMQTEGQYDGEDLVQIKSSRGRGRGKGVGVTRGREKKSRHFQPSETETSSSSLDIDNHEPRAQVDLSSVPDVKRRSMRSRKPVNYSFEDLEVEDAVDSFDQSNQKCLRRELVEEKSMCIDGSSIGKESGMLEIPLKDNLPADYLEPETDAGAATPRTHPSDDYLEMGGGFCVDDSEMDNNHDAIDDMNTSTANSPPFSELLGETDRDKSSSDILFLGAEKATSETQHGGECKNSNKLPNDHLLNADIGVLIPENAHHNSESSNVAFSAMPFLRKKRKK, via the exons AT GTTGGCAGCATCTATAGCTGCCGAGGAAAATGAAATACGATCCAGAGAAGGAATGACATCTACTGTAATTAATTCTTCAGATGCAGACGAAGAGACTATACTG CTCACAGCCAATGAGGAAGTTGATTTAGCTGTTTTAGCTGCTCTGCCACACTCGATGCAACTTGATATTCTTGCGCAG CTCAAAGGGAAGAAAGCAGAAGGACCAATGAAGCAAGTTGACAGCCAAATAAGACATGGGGTCAGTGATTGTGGCAAGGGTAAAGGGATTATTTTCAATGAAACTGACATGGTTGGGTGTAGCTCAAAATGCGACGTGAACGGGACATCAAGCAGTGACAATCAAAACAGAATTGATGAAAT GTTAGCCGCATGTATCGATATGGAGGAAAATGCGAAGTTAGTAAAAAATGTAACAAGTTCAAGTTCTCTCGGGAATTCCACCAATAAGGAAAAGGATGGTAactatgatgaagatgaagacgaAGAGATGATACTG CCATCTATGCACAGTGAAGTTGATCCAGCTGTTCTTGCCTCTCTGCCTCCGTCAATGCAACTGGACCTGCTTGTTCAG ATGAGAGAGCGGTTGATGGCAGAGAACAGACAAAAGTATCAAAAAGTCAAGAAG GATCCTGCAAAGTTCTCTGAGCTACAAATAGAAGCTTACCTTAAAACTGTTGCTTTCCGTCGCGAGATAAATGAAGTGCAGAAGGCTTCTGTTGGAGGAGGAGTAGGTGGGGTACAAACTTCACGGATTGCATCTGAAGCCAACCGAGAGTATATATTCTCGTCATCTTTTTCCGGTGACAAACA AGGACTTGCCTCCACCAGATTAGAGAGAAATGTTGAAGATACACAACAAATGCAACGGGGAACACATCCTTCacataattttgtaaataacATAACTGCAGGAAATGTTTCCAAGACTTCAGCTGGATTGGTTGGTAATGATTCTAGTGAGCCTGTTGATGAAAGTATTGAGACATATCTAGATGAGAGGGGTCGGTTTCGAGTTAGTAGGTCAAGAGCTATGGGGATGCGTATGACCCGCGATATTCAAAGGAATTTGGATTTGATGAAGGAGATTGAGCATGACAGAACAGATGTGAACAAGGTTGATAACATTGAAACAGTGCCTAATACAGATAATAGTCCTTTAGAATGTTCTGGGAATCAGCTTAGTTGTAAAGCACAAGAGGTGAATTTAGAATTAGTTGGAGAGAATGTGGAAAATGAGAAATTAATGCTTGGTAAGGATACTTCTATAGAGATATCCTTTGAATAtgattgcaagaatgaattTGCAAGCGGTGGGGATGATATATTTGCCAGTTTAGTAGGAGGGATATCTTTGGAGCACTCTCATGCTGATGATACTGTGGTGAATGTGCAACCTTCTGGTTCTGATTCAGATTGTGATTGGGAAGAAGGAACTGTTCAGGATAAGAATACAATTTTTCCTGGATATAATGAAGTGGGATTGAAGTCTTCAGGTGAgtatgatgataataataatgataataatgacAGTGAAGTAGAATGGGAAGAAGGGGATTGTAATGGTACTACAAGTACCTTGTGTCCAGCTGAGTCGGGAAAGGTGGCATCAAAAGGGCACTTGGAAGAGGAGTCTGATTTACAGGAGGCGATTAGGAGAAGTATTGAGAGTACTCAGGATGGGAAACTTAAATACGTGTCATCTTCAGACGAGCATTCAAGTGCCTGTGAGAATAAATTAGATCCTAATTTAGAACATGGTGATAATGGTGGTTTTGGCTCAAACCCAATGGATTTAAATGATAGTATGGTGGATTCCAATTTGCCTAGGGAAGGTCATAATGAACAAAGTGAATTACATGAAACTGTAGGAGACAAAAGGGAAAATCATGTGACTAGAAACAACCGAGAAACTTCCCATTTCAACGGAAGTCAGTTAAAGTCATTTGTGGCAATTAATTCCAATAACACAGATACATTGATTAACGAACCTAGCAAACTGGATGGACATGATATTTTCGAAAATTCAATTTCAGATACAACTGCCATGATGATGGATGAAGTTCCTAATCCTATTGTTGCAGAGGAATCATTGGATAATCATAATGATGGTAAAACTTCTCTCTGTTGTAACAGTTTGTCCAATGTTGGTGTGACTGAAGAGGACAAAAATAAGCTTATTAATGAATCTGAACCAATGAGTAATTCTACTGACAATACAAATACTGCTATTCTTTCCATGGACTCATCTTTAAAAGGAGCTAAAAAAGACATTGATATGGAGCTAAAATTGCCTTCAGTTAACAATGATGGAAATTTTTCTATGGAAAGGACTAGTAACGTCTCCCAAGGCTCGATGAACGTCCCAGGAGATTTTCCTGTACAATTGGATGAGGTTCAATTGAATGAAGAAATGCAAATTCTTGATCGGGAATATAGGAACCTAGAAAATGAGCAGAGGAAGCTTGAGCGTAATGCAGAATCTGTTGACAGTGAATTATTCACTGAATGTCAG GAACTACTGCAAATGTTTGGCTTGCCATATATTATTGCTCCTATGGAAGCTGAGGCACAATGTGCGTACTTGGAACTCTCTAAACTGGTTGATGGTGTTGTCACCGATGACTCTGATGTCTTTTTATTTGGGGCACGCAGCGTTTACAAGAACATATTTGATGATCGCAAATACGTAGAGACATACTTCATGGAG GATGTTGAAAAGGAGCTTGGATTGAACAGAGAAAAATTAATTCGCATGGCACTTCTTCTCGGGAGTGACTATACTGAAGGTGTAAG TGGGATTGGCATTGTTAATGCTATTGAGGTTTTAAATGCGTTCCCTGAGGAAGATGGATTACTGAAATTCCGGCAGTGGGTTGAGTCACCAGATCCCACCATCCTTGGAAGGTTGGATGCAAAATCTGTATCTAAGAAAGGGTcaaaacttgaagaaaaggagtCGCCTGATTACATCCAAGAAACAAAGCAAACTTTCATGGATAAGCAT AGAAATGTTAGCAAGAATTGGCATATTCCTTCTTCTTTTCCAAGTGAAACAGTTATATCTGCTTACATATCTCCACAAGTTGATAAGTCAACTGAGCCTTTCGCATGGGGAAAGCCAGATCAGCTTGTTCTTCGCAA AATGTGCTGGGAGAAATTTGGGTGGTCTAGCCAGAAAGCAGATGAGTTGTTATTACCTGTTTTAAAGCAATACAACAAACATGAG ACTCAACTGCGTTTGGAGGCATTTTATAGTTTCAATGAAAGATTCGCAAAAATTCGTAGCAAGAGAATCAAGAAAGCAGTAAAAGGAATTACTGGTAAGCCACCTTCAGATTTAATAGCTGATTCTTCAGGGAGCATGTCCAATGGTACAAAAAATGGGATAGGAAGTTCTGTTGACCCTGAGGATGACAAATTGGAGACTTCAAAGGGAACAGATAAAAGTCTTGCAGCTAGGAAGAAATCGAAAGCAAAAGAGTCAACGAAAAGGAAAAATGATGGGAATACTGTTGCTAAGCAacatacaaagaaaaagaaaataaatgatgtTTCTTCTTCTGCACCTGCTGCATCTGAGATTGAGAATTTACAGCCATGTATGCAAACAGAAGGGCAATATGATGGTGAGGATTTAGTTCAGATAAAAAGTAGCCGTGGGCGAGGAAGAGGTAAAGGTGTAGGAGTGACAAGAGGCAGGGAGAAGAAAAGTCGTCATTTTCAACCGTCTGAAACTGAAACATCATCTAGTAGTCTTGATATTGACAATCACGAGCCAAGAGCACAAGTTGATTTGTCATCAGTTCCTGATGTTAAGCGAAGG TCAATGCGATCTCGGAAACCTGTCAACTATTCTTTCGAGGACCTTGAAGTTGAAGATGCTGTTGATTCATTTGATCAGAGCAATCAGAAATGCTTGCGTCGAGAGCTAGTAGAAGAAAAATCTATGTGCATTGATGGTTCCAGCATAGGGAAAGAAAGCGGTATGCTAGAAATTCCTCTGAAGGATAACTTGCCGGCAGACTATCTGGAGCCAGAAACAGATGCTGGTGCAGCAACACCAAGGACTCACCCTTCAGATGACTATCTTGAAATGGGAGGTGGATTCTGTGTAGACGATAGTGAGATGGATAACAACCATGATGCAATTGATGATATGAACACGAGTACTGCAAACTCTCCACCCTTTTCTGAATTATTGGGTGAAACCGATCGTGATAAAAGTAGTTCAGATATATTATTTTTGGGTGCCGAAAAGGCTACAAGTGAGACACAACATGGAGGGGAATGTAAAAACTCCAACAAACTGCCAAATGACCATCTTCTAAATGCTGACATAGGGGTATTAATACCAGAGAATGCTCATCACAATAGTGAGAGCTCCAATGTAGCTTTTAGCGCTATGCCATTTTtgaggaagaaaagaaagaaatga
- the LOC25498004 gene encoding DNA repair protein UVH3 isoform X1, translating to MGVHGLWELLSPVGRRVSVETLAGKTLAVDASIWMVQFIKAMRDEKGEMVRNAHLLGFFRRICKLLFLRTKPVFVFDGGTPALKRRTVIARRRQRENAQAKVRKTAEKLLLNHLKALRLKELADDIKNQRLTQKSGKKSQEKSNQMDSVGSDLEKSHTKELEEMPASLSVAKEDRNPPQTKISSSYNQEELDEMLAASIAAEENEIRSREGMTSTVINSSDADEETILLTANEEVDLAVLAALPHSMQLDILAQLKGKKAEGPMKQVDSQIRHGVSDCGKGKGIIFNETDMVGCSSKCDVNGTSSSDNQNRIDEMLAACIDMEENAKLVKNVTSSSSLGNSTNKEKDGNYDEDEDEEMILPSMHSEVDPAVLASLPPSMQLDLLVQMRERLMAENRQKYQKVKKDPAKFSELQIEAYLKTVAFRREINEVQKASVGGGVGGVQTSRIASEANREYIFSSSFSGDKQGLASTRLERNVEDTQQMQRGTHPSHNFVNNITAGNVSKTSAGLVGNDSSEPVDESIETYLDERGRFRVSRSRAMGMRMTRDIQRNLDLMKEIEHDRTDVNKVDNIETVPNTDNSPLECSGNQLSCKAQEVNLELVGENVENEKLMLGKDTSIEISFEYDCKNEFASGGDDIFASLVGGISLEHSHADDTVVNVQPSGSDSDCDWEEGTVQDKNTIFPGYNEVGLKSSGEYDDNNNDNNDSEVEWEEGDCNGTTSTLCPAESGKVASKGHLEEESDLQEAIRRSIESTQDGKLKYVSSSDEHSSACENKLDPNLEHGDNGGFGSNPMDLNDSMVDSNLPREGHNEQSELHETVGDKRENHVTRNNRETSHFNGSQLKSFVAINSNNTDTLINEPSKLDGHDIFENSISDTTAMMMDEVPNPIVAEESLDNHNDGKTSLCCNSLSNVGVTEEDKNKLINESEPMSNSTDNTNTAILSMDSSLKGAKKDIDMELKLPSVNNDGNFSMERTSNVSQGSMNVPGDFPVQLDEVQLNEEMQILDREYRNLENEQRKLERNAESVDSELFTECQELLQMFGLPYIIAPMEAEAQCAYLELSKLVDGVVTDDSDVFLFGARSVYKNIFDDRKYVETYFMEDVEKELGLNREKLIRMALLLGSDYTEGVSGIGIVNAIEVLNAFPEEDGLLKFRQWVESPDPTILGRLDAKSVSKKGSKLEEKESPDYIQETKQTFMDKHRNVSKNWHIPSSFPSETVISAYISPQVDKSTEPFAWGKPDQLVLRKMCWEKFGWSSQKADELLLPVLKQYNKHETQLRLEAFYSFNERFAKIRSKRIKKAVKGITGKPPSDLIADSSGSMSNGTKNGIGSSVDPEDDKLETSKGTDKSLAARKKSKAKESTKRKNDGNTVAKQHTKKKKINDVSSSAPAASEIENLQPCMQTEGQYDGEDLVQIKSSRGRGRGKGVGVTRGREKKSRHFQPSETETSSSSLDIDNHEPRAQVDLSSVPDVKRRSMRSRKPVNYSFEDLEVEDAVDSFDQSNQKCLRRELVEEKSMCIDGSSIGKESGMLEIPLKDNLPADYLEPETDAGAATPRTHPSDDYLEMGGGFCVDDSEMDNNHDAIDDMNTSTANSPPFSELLGETDRDKSSSDILFLGAEKATSETQHGGECKNSNKLPNDHLLNADIGVLIPENAHHNSESSNVAFSAMPFLRKKRKK from the exons ATGGGAGTTCACGGTCTCTGGGAACTACTCTCCCCCGTCGGTCGCCGCGTCTCCGTCGAAACCCTCGCCGGAAAAACACTTGCCGTCG aCGCGAGTATATGGATGGTACAGTTTATCAAAGCGATGCGTGACGAGAAAGGTGAAATGGTTCGTAACGCTCATTTGCTTGGATTCTTCCGTCGTATTTGTAAGCTTTTGTTTCTTAGAACCAAGCCGGTTTTCGTTTTTGACGGTGGTACGCCGGCGTTGAAGCGGCGGACTGTTATTGCTCGTCGGAGGCAGCGGGAGAATGCTCAGGCGAAAGTTCGTAAGACGGCCGAGAAATTGCTTCTTAATCAC TTAAAGGCATTGAGGTTGAAAGAGCTGGCTGATGATATTAAGAACCAGAGACTGACGCAAAAGAGTGGCAAGAAGTCCCAGGAAAAATCTAATCAAATGGACTCTGTCGGTAGTGATTTAGAGAAAAGTCACACAAAAGAGCTAGAAGAAAT GCCTGCATCTCTTTCTGTTGCTAAGGAGGACAGAAATCCACCGCAGACTAAAATATCGTCAAGTTACAACCAAGAGGAGCTTGATGAAAT GTTGGCAGCATCTATAGCTGCCGAGGAAAATGAAATACGATCCAGAGAAGGAATGACATCTACTGTAATTAATTCTTCAGATGCAGACGAAGAGACTATACTG CTCACAGCCAATGAGGAAGTTGATTTAGCTGTTTTAGCTGCTCTGCCACACTCGATGCAACTTGATATTCTTGCGCAG CTCAAAGGGAAGAAAGCAGAAGGACCAATGAAGCAAGTTGACAGCCAAATAAGACATGGGGTCAGTGATTGTGGCAAGGGTAAAGGGATTATTTTCAATGAAACTGACATGGTTGGGTGTAGCTCAAAATGCGACGTGAACGGGACATCAAGCAGTGACAATCAAAACAGAATTGATGAAAT GTTAGCCGCATGTATCGATATGGAGGAAAATGCGAAGTTAGTAAAAAATGTAACAAGTTCAAGTTCTCTCGGGAATTCCACCAATAAGGAAAAGGATGGTAactatgatgaagatgaagacgaAGAGATGATACTG CCATCTATGCACAGTGAAGTTGATCCAGCTGTTCTTGCCTCTCTGCCTCCGTCAATGCAACTGGACCTGCTTGTTCAG ATGAGAGAGCGGTTGATGGCAGAGAACAGACAAAAGTATCAAAAAGTCAAGAAG GATCCTGCAAAGTTCTCTGAGCTACAAATAGAAGCTTACCTTAAAACTGTTGCTTTCCGTCGCGAGATAAATGAAGTGCAGAAGGCTTCTGTTGGAGGAGGAGTAGGTGGGGTACAAACTTCACGGATTGCATCTGAAGCCAACCGAGAGTATATATTCTCGTCATCTTTTTCCGGTGACAAACA AGGACTTGCCTCCACCAGATTAGAGAGAAATGTTGAAGATACACAACAAATGCAACGGGGAACACATCCTTCacataattttgtaaataacATAACTGCAGGAAATGTTTCCAAGACTTCAGCTGGATTGGTTGGTAATGATTCTAGTGAGCCTGTTGATGAAAGTATTGAGACATATCTAGATGAGAGGGGTCGGTTTCGAGTTAGTAGGTCAAGAGCTATGGGGATGCGTATGACCCGCGATATTCAAAGGAATTTGGATTTGATGAAGGAGATTGAGCATGACAGAACAGATGTGAACAAGGTTGATAACATTGAAACAGTGCCTAATACAGATAATAGTCCTTTAGAATGTTCTGGGAATCAGCTTAGTTGTAAAGCACAAGAGGTGAATTTAGAATTAGTTGGAGAGAATGTGGAAAATGAGAAATTAATGCTTGGTAAGGATACTTCTATAGAGATATCCTTTGAATAtgattgcaagaatgaattTGCAAGCGGTGGGGATGATATATTTGCCAGTTTAGTAGGAGGGATATCTTTGGAGCACTCTCATGCTGATGATACTGTGGTGAATGTGCAACCTTCTGGTTCTGATTCAGATTGTGATTGGGAAGAAGGAACTGTTCAGGATAAGAATACAATTTTTCCTGGATATAATGAAGTGGGATTGAAGTCTTCAGGTGAgtatgatgataataataatgataataatgacAGTGAAGTAGAATGGGAAGAAGGGGATTGTAATGGTACTACAAGTACCTTGTGTCCAGCTGAGTCGGGAAAGGTGGCATCAAAAGGGCACTTGGAAGAGGAGTCTGATTTACAGGAGGCGATTAGGAGAAGTATTGAGAGTACTCAGGATGGGAAACTTAAATACGTGTCATCTTCAGACGAGCATTCAAGTGCCTGTGAGAATAAATTAGATCCTAATTTAGAACATGGTGATAATGGTGGTTTTGGCTCAAACCCAATGGATTTAAATGATAGTATGGTGGATTCCAATTTGCCTAGGGAAGGTCATAATGAACAAAGTGAATTACATGAAACTGTAGGAGACAAAAGGGAAAATCATGTGACTAGAAACAACCGAGAAACTTCCCATTTCAACGGAAGTCAGTTAAAGTCATTTGTGGCAATTAATTCCAATAACACAGATACATTGATTAACGAACCTAGCAAACTGGATGGACATGATATTTTCGAAAATTCAATTTCAGATACAACTGCCATGATGATGGATGAAGTTCCTAATCCTATTGTTGCAGAGGAATCATTGGATAATCATAATGATGGTAAAACTTCTCTCTGTTGTAACAGTTTGTCCAATGTTGGTGTGACTGAAGAGGACAAAAATAAGCTTATTAATGAATCTGAACCAATGAGTAATTCTACTGACAATACAAATACTGCTATTCTTTCCATGGACTCATCTTTAAAAGGAGCTAAAAAAGACATTGATATGGAGCTAAAATTGCCTTCAGTTAACAATGATGGAAATTTTTCTATGGAAAGGACTAGTAACGTCTCCCAAGGCTCGATGAACGTCCCAGGAGATTTTCCTGTACAATTGGATGAGGTTCAATTGAATGAAGAAATGCAAATTCTTGATCGGGAATATAGGAACCTAGAAAATGAGCAGAGGAAGCTTGAGCGTAATGCAGAATCTGTTGACAGTGAATTATTCACTGAATGTCAG GAACTACTGCAAATGTTTGGCTTGCCATATATTATTGCTCCTATGGAAGCTGAGGCACAATGTGCGTACTTGGAACTCTCTAAACTGGTTGATGGTGTTGTCACCGATGACTCTGATGTCTTTTTATTTGGGGCACGCAGCGTTTACAAGAACATATTTGATGATCGCAAATACGTAGAGACATACTTCATGGAG GATGTTGAAAAGGAGCTTGGATTGAACAGAGAAAAATTAATTCGCATGGCACTTCTTCTCGGGAGTGACTATACTGAAGGTGTAAG TGGGATTGGCATTGTTAATGCTATTGAGGTTTTAAATGCGTTCCCTGAGGAAGATGGATTACTGAAATTCCGGCAGTGGGTTGAGTCACCAGATCCCACCATCCTTGGAAGGTTGGATGCAAAATCTGTATCTAAGAAAGGGTcaaaacttgaagaaaaggagtCGCCTGATTACATCCAAGAAACAAAGCAAACTTTCATGGATAAGCAT AGAAATGTTAGCAAGAATTGGCATATTCCTTCTTCTTTTCCAAGTGAAACAGTTATATCTGCTTACATATCTCCACAAGTTGATAAGTCAACTGAGCCTTTCGCATGGGGAAAGCCAGATCAGCTTGTTCTTCGCAA AATGTGCTGGGAGAAATTTGGGTGGTCTAGCCAGAAAGCAGATGAGTTGTTATTACCTGTTTTAAAGCAATACAACAAACATGAG ACTCAACTGCGTTTGGAGGCATTTTATAGTTTCAATGAAAGATTCGCAAAAATTCGTAGCAAGAGAATCAAGAAAGCAGTAAAAGGAATTACTGGTAAGCCACCTTCAGATTTAATAGCTGATTCTTCAGGGAGCATGTCCAATGGTACAAAAAATGGGATAGGAAGTTCTGTTGACCCTGAGGATGACAAATTGGAGACTTCAAAGGGAACAGATAAAAGTCTTGCAGCTAGGAAGAAATCGAAAGCAAAAGAGTCAACGAAAAGGAAAAATGATGGGAATACTGTTGCTAAGCAacatacaaagaaaaagaaaataaatgatgtTTCTTCTTCTGCACCTGCTGCATCTGAGATTGAGAATTTACAGCCATGTATGCAAACAGAAGGGCAATATGATGGTGAGGATTTAGTTCAGATAAAAAGTAGCCGTGGGCGAGGAAGAGGTAAAGGTGTAGGAGTGACAAGAGGCAGGGAGAAGAAAAGTCGTCATTTTCAACCGTCTGAAACTGAAACATCATCTAGTAGTCTTGATATTGACAATCACGAGCCAAGAGCACAAGTTGATTTGTCATCAGTTCCTGATGTTAAGCGAAGG TCAATGCGATCTCGGAAACCTGTCAACTATTCTTTCGAGGACCTTGAAGTTGAAGATGCTGTTGATTCATTTGATCAGAGCAATCAGAAATGCTTGCGTCGAGAGCTAGTAGAAGAAAAATCTATGTGCATTGATGGTTCCAGCATAGGGAAAGAAAGCGGTATGCTAGAAATTCCTCTGAAGGATAACTTGCCGGCAGACTATCTGGAGCCAGAAACAGATGCTGGTGCAGCAACACCAAGGACTCACCCTTCAGATGACTATCTTGAAATGGGAGGTGGATTCTGTGTAGACGATAGTGAGATGGATAACAACCATGATGCAATTGATGATATGAACACGAGTACTGCAAACTCTCCACCCTTTTCTGAATTATTGGGTGAAACCGATCGTGATAAAAGTAGTTCAGATATATTATTTTTGGGTGCCGAAAAGGCTACAAGTGAGACACAACATGGAGGGGAATGTAAAAACTCCAACAAACTGCCAAATGACCATCTTCTAAATGCTGACATAGGGGTATTAATACCAGAGAATGCTCATCACAATAGTGAGAGCTCCAATGTAGCTTTTAGCGCTATGCCATTTTtgaggaagaaaagaaagaaatga
- the LOC112416252 gene encoding LOW QUALITY PROTEIN: uncharacterized protein (The sequence of the model RefSeq protein was modified relative to this genomic sequence to represent the inferred CDS: inserted 2 bases in 1 codon; substituted 1 base at 1 genomic stop codon): MSEDIDTEAIDDDDDDDDDDTNDEETYEELYEAIYMYMMAIHALMHVALNSIAPDLMAKPTSSVPAKIRESTRFYPYFKDCIGAIDGTHIPALVRGRDVSSYRDRRGRISQNVLAACNFDLEFMYVLSGWEGSAHDSKLLNDALKKYFLVDCGFANRRKFLAPHRGVRYHLQDFASYDNDPENEKELFNLRHASLRNVVERIFGIFKSRFTIFKXTPPFXFKTQAELVLACATLHNFLRKECRSDEFPVEPSNESSSSTSMLPIHEDNNDELNVQTQEQEQEDANIWRTNIGLDMWRDVQGIP; the protein is encoded by the exons ATGAGTGAAGATATAGATACTGAAGCtatagatgatgatgatgatgatgatgatgatgatacaaATGATGAAGAAACATATGAAGAATTGTATGAAGCCATATACATGTATATGATGGCAATTCATGCTTTAATGCACGTG GCTTTGAACTCAATAGCACCTGATTTGATGGCTAAACCAACCTCAAGTGTGCCTGCAAAAATAAGGGAAAGCACAAGATTTTATCCTTACTTCAAG GATTGCATTGGAGCTATTGATGGTACACATATTCCTGCATTGGTAAGAGGACGAGATGTAAGCAGTTATCGTGATCGTCGTGGAAGGATATCACAAAATGTATTAGCTGCTTGTAATTTTGATTTGGAGTTCATGTACGTTCTCAGCGGGTGGGAGGGTTCAGCCCATGATTCCAAGTTGCTAAATGATGCTTTGAAA AAATATTTTCTGGTGGATTGCGGATTTGCTAATCGACGCAAATTTTTAGCTCCACATCGAGGTGTGCGATATCATCTACAAGATTTTGCAAGTTACGATAATGACCCTGAAAATGAAAAGGAGTTATTCAATCTTCGGCATGCGTCTTTAAGGAATGTGGTTGAGAGAATATTTGGTATTTTTAAATCGCGTTTCACAATTTTTAAGTGAACACCTCCATT TTTTAAGACACAAGCAGAACTTGTGTTGGCATGTGCAACACTTCATAACTTTCTTCGCAAAGAATGTCGTTCCGATGAATTTCCAGTTGAACCTTCTAACGagtcttcatcttcaacttcaaTGTTACCTATTCATGAAGACAATAATGATGAACTCAATGTTCAAACACAAGAGCAAGAACAAGAAGATGCTAATATATGGAGGACTAATATAGGTTTAGATATGTGGAGAGATGTACAAGGAATACCGTGA